From the Drosophila suzukii chromosome 2 unlocalized genomic scaffold, CBGP_Dsuzu_IsoJpt1.0 scf_2c, whole genome shotgun sequence genome, one window contains:
- the LOC139354542 gene encoding uncharacterized protein, producing MQLGPDGESQLLPTNITKSPVTPPKFYYKVLGKTLETNRGKAILDQGKKQMSLSLDMKNDLLSIILEEIFSTGITIKYSDFSLLLDEICCHLPGEEKCKDYYFISRDGKKNPSGKLYSKYKNRRSRIKLKLAQNELFEKYEDLENQTPKVSESDRVS from the exons ATGCAGCTTGGACCAGATGGTGAATCGCAGTTGCTTCCCACAAACATAACCAAATCGCCGGTGACGCCAccaaaattttattataagGTGCTAGGCAAAACCTTGGAGACCAATAGAGGGAAAGCTATTTTGGATCAAGGAAAAAAACAGATGTCTTTAAGCCTGGATATGAAGAACGATCTTTTAAGCATTATCCTTGAGGAGATCTTCTCAACAGGGATAACTATCAAATATTCTGATTTTAGTCTGCTGCTGGACGAAATTTGCTGTCACTTACCTGGCGAAGAAAAATGCAAG GATTACTACTTCATTTCCCGAGACGGTAAAAAAAATCCATCGGGCAAACTGTACTCCAAATACAAAAATCGAAGGTCAAGAATCAAGCTAAAGCTAGCACAAAATGAGTTGTTTGAAAAGTATGAAGATTTGGAAAACCAAACCCCCAAGGTCTCAGAATCGGATCGTGTCTCTTAA